In one window of Pirellulales bacterium DNA:
- the uvrA gene encoding excinuclease ABC subunit UvrA, translating to MPPPVRPTIERTISLRGVEVHNLKRIDLDLPHRRLIVFCGVSGSGKSSLAFDTLYAEGQRRYIETFSAYTRQFLEQLEKPTAERIDGIPAAIAVGRTAPGRSSRSTVGTVTETTDYLRLLMARIGQVVCLDCRLPVRRETPQSVAATLAGLPQGTRFMLAFARTPESGDRQELVAALREDGLVRVVAGGHMRNLTNETAALDDVEGEWLVIVDRLTAGQTTAERLRDSLETAFAKGDGSCVVLVDASNGAGDSAPPGHETLFDGTSWRRSAFSNRLQCDHCGREYPLPEPRLYSFNSPLGACPTCEGFGNVMDVDMELVVPDANKSLREGAIAPWNTPSYAHELEELLTLAGDYGIDVDVPYATLGEEARRLIDEGVPDRKFGGLRGFFAWLERRKYKMHIRVFLSRWRSYHPCPDCNGARLRPESLATEIGSRNLAQICALKIRDAADFFARLELNAWQQTVGRMMLEQVRARLGFLCAVGLDYLTLDRTMRTTSGGEAQRIALTTALGSSLVNMLYVLDEPSVGLHPRDTERLLGALRSLRDRGNTVVVVEHEEAIIRAADHVVEIGPGAGERGGQVVFQGTPRDIEADTRSATGDYLSGRRQIRPPQQRRKPNHGWIRLVNARGNNLQNLTVEFPLGVLCVVSGVSGAGKSTLVQDTLYPALCRRMRKEAAQSALCDDVLGDGQLDDVILVDQSPVGRTPRSNPVTYLKAFDEIRAVFADTFDARMRNYTPSHFSFNVDGGRCPGCEGDGYVEIDMQFLPDVFMKCSQCDGQRYRPEILEVLYRGRSIADVLQMTVREAFTFFRGSPKVQVRLKRLIDVGLDYLRLGQPANTLSGGEAQRLKLAAYLSTAKRGRCLFLLDEPTTGLHFQDIVQLLDCFDALLAVGHSLIVVEHNLQMIAAADYIIDLGPGAADEGGRLVATGTPEAVSRNSKSITGKFLSKSLAQSAQERSA from the coding sequence ATGCCCCCACCGGTCCGCCCGACGATCGAACGCACGATCAGCCTCCGCGGGGTCGAGGTCCATAACCTGAAGCGGATCGATCTCGACCTGCCGCATCGCCGGCTGATCGTGTTTTGCGGCGTGAGTGGCAGCGGCAAGAGCAGCCTGGCGTTCGACACGCTGTATGCCGAGGGGCAACGGCGGTACATCGAAACGTTTTCGGCGTATACGCGGCAATTTCTCGAGCAGCTCGAGAAGCCCACGGCCGAACGCATCGACGGCATCCCGGCGGCGATCGCCGTAGGGCGCACGGCTCCCGGCCGCTCGAGCCGTTCGACCGTCGGCACGGTGACCGAGACCACCGACTACCTGCGGCTGCTCATGGCCCGGATTGGCCAGGTGGTGTGTCTCGATTGCCGATTGCCGGTGCGCCGCGAAACGCCGCAGTCCGTGGCCGCCACGCTGGCCGGGCTGCCGCAAGGGACACGGTTCATGCTGGCATTCGCGCGGACCCCGGAGAGCGGCGACCGCCAGGAACTCGTCGCGGCCCTGCGCGAAGACGGCCTGGTGCGAGTCGTCGCCGGCGGCCACATGCGAAACCTGACCAACGAGACGGCGGCCCTGGACGACGTGGAGGGCGAATGGCTCGTGATCGTCGATCGCCTGACCGCGGGCCAAACAACCGCCGAACGCCTGCGCGATTCGCTCGAAACGGCCTTTGCCAAAGGCGACGGTTCGTGCGTGGTGCTGGTCGATGCCTCGAATGGCGCCGGCGATTCGGCGCCCCCGGGCCACGAGACGTTGTTCGACGGTACAAGTTGGCGCCGCAGCGCCTTTAGCAACCGGCTGCAATGCGACCACTGCGGTCGGGAATACCCCCTGCCTGAGCCGCGACTGTACAGCTTCAACAGCCCCTTGGGGGCCTGCCCTACCTGCGAAGGCTTCGGCAACGTGATGGACGTCGACATGGAACTCGTCGTTCCCGACGCCAACAAATCGCTTCGCGAAGGGGCGATCGCCCCTTGGAATACGCCCTCGTATGCCCACGAGCTGGAAGAGTTGCTGACGCTGGCCGGCGACTATGGCATCGACGTCGACGTGCCCTATGCCACGCTCGGCGAAGAGGCGCGCCGACTGATCGACGAAGGCGTCCCGGACCGCAAGTTCGGCGGCCTGCGCGGCTTCTTTGCCTGGCTCGAGCGGCGCAAGTACAAGATGCACATCCGCGTGTTTCTCAGCCGCTGGCGAAGTTACCACCCGTGCCCGGACTGCAACGGCGCCCGACTGCGACCCGAGTCGCTGGCCACGGAAATCGGCAGTCGCAATCTGGCCCAGATCTGCGCGCTGAAAATCCGCGACGCTGCCGACTTCTTTGCCCGGCTCGAGCTCAATGCCTGGCAACAGACGGTCGGCCGCATGATGCTCGAACAGGTCCGCGCCCGGCTGGGATTCCTTTGCGCCGTCGGGCTCGACTACTTGACGCTCGACCGCACGATGCGCACGACCAGCGGCGGCGAGGCCCAACGGATCGCCCTGACCACGGCCCTGGGCTCGAGCCTGGTCAACATGCTCTATGTGCTCGATGAACCATCGGTGGGCCTGCATCCGCGCGACACTGAGCGACTGTTGGGGGCGCTGCGGTCGCTGCGCGACCGGGGCAACACCGTCGTGGTGGTCGAACACGAGGAAGCGATCATCCGAGCCGCCGATCATGTCGTCGAAATCGGCCCGGGCGCCGGCGAACGTGGCGGCCAGGTAGTCTTCCAGGGGACGCCGCGGGATATCGAGGCCGACACGCGCAGCGCGACGGGCGACTACCTGTCGGGCCGAAGGCAGATCCGGCCGCCCCAGCAGCGGCGTAAGCCGAATCACGGCTGGATCAGGCTGGTGAACGCCCGCGGGAACAATCTGCAGAACCTGACGGTCGAATTTCCGCTCGGCGTGCTCTGCGTGGTCAGTGGTGTGAGCGGCGCAGGCAAGAGCACGCTGGTGCAAGACACGCTGTACCCGGCGCTGTGCCGCCGCATGCGGAAAGAAGCTGCCCAGTCGGCCTTGTGCGACGACGTGCTGGGCGACGGCCAGCTCGACGACGTGATTCTGGTCGACCAGAGCCCCGTGGGACGAACGCCCCGTTCGAACCCGGTGACCTATCTCAAGGCGTTCGACGAAATCCGCGCGGTCTTTGCCGACACGTTCGATGCCCGGATGCGAAACTACACGCCCAGCCATTTCAGCTTCAACGTCGACGGCGGCCGCTGCCCGGGCTGCGAAGGCGACGGTTATGTCGAGATCGACATGCAGTTCCTGCCCGACGTGTTCATGAAGTGCAGCCAGTGCGATGGTCAGCGCTACCGGCCGGAAATTCTCGAGGTGCTCTACCGGGGACGTTCGATTGCCGACGTGCTGCAGATGACCGTCCGCGAGGCGTTTACCTTCTTCCGCGGCTCGCCAAAGGTGCAGGTCCGGCTGAAACGGCTGATCGACGTGGGGCTCGACTACCTGCGCCTGGGACAACCGGCGAATACCTTGAGCGGCGGCGAGGCCCAGCGCCTGAAACTGGCCGCCTACCTCTCGACCGCCAAGCGCGGCCGCTGTCTGTTTCTGCTCGACGAACCCACGACCGGCCTGCACTTTCAGGACATTGTGCAGTTGCTCGATTGCTTCGATGCCCTGTTGGCCGTAGGACATTCGTTGATCGTCGTCGAGCACAACCTGCAGATGATCGCCGCGGCAGATTACATTATCGACCTGGGACCGGGCGCGGCCGACGAAGGCGGACGCCTGGTCGCGACGGGCACGCCCGAGGCGGTCTCGCGCAATTCGAAAAGCATCACGGGAAAGTTTTTGAGCAAATCTCTGGCGCAAAGCGCTCAGGAACGCTCGGCATAG
- the murD gene encoding UDP-N-acetylmuramoyl-L-alanine--D-glutamate ligase: protein MDWAQQCVVVLGLGTHGGGVGAARYLSRCGARVIVADRLPVEALGRSVTDLADCPAIEWRLGGYTVDDLLGAQAVVVNPAVRPDDECLAALAAAGIRRLTEIDLFLQACPAPIVGVTGTTGKSSTTAMLAAMLTADGRRTWQGGNLGGSLLDDVAQMTRDDWVVLELSSFQLFHLEQSAPRFAAAVVTNCTPNHLDWHPDAVHYAAAKQRLLRLIQPRGFAVLDPGSAGTCDWRKQAAAPVVAAWQDDRIPALRVPGAHQRRNAACAAAVAAGLGCSRSAIERALGEFRGLPHRLQWVAEFSGREFFDDSKSTTPAATLAAVEAVSGQRPVWLLLGGVDKGGDFANVVPGIVEHVAGVALFGACRDAWYQVLQRQRREVALGVRPSLAEAFAWCVERAPADGAIVLSPGCASWDQFADYRARGAAFVALVHELAARENSCRALSASLESSCPSACDS from the coding sequence ATGGATTGGGCCCAACAATGCGTCGTCGTACTCGGCCTGGGCACGCATGGCGGCGGCGTGGGTGCCGCACGCTATTTGTCGCGCTGCGGTGCGCGGGTCATCGTGGCTGACCGTCTTCCGGTCGAGGCGCTCGGACGCTCGGTGACCGATCTGGCCGACTGTCCGGCGATCGAATGGCGCCTGGGCGGCTATACGGTCGACGATCTGCTCGGAGCGCAGGCCGTCGTGGTCAACCCGGCCGTGCGTCCGGACGACGAGTGCCTGGCGGCGTTGGCCGCCGCGGGCATCCGCCGGCTCACCGAGATTGACCTGTTCCTGCAGGCGTGCCCGGCGCCGATCGTCGGCGTAACCGGCACCACGGGCAAGTCCTCGACGACAGCCATGCTCGCGGCCATGCTCACGGCCGACGGCCGCCGCACCTGGCAAGGGGGCAACCTCGGCGGGAGTCTGCTGGACGACGTGGCGCAGATGACTCGCGACGATTGGGTCGTGCTCGAACTGAGCAGCTTTCAATTGTTTCACTTGGAGCAGTCCGCGCCGCGCTTCGCAGCCGCGGTGGTCACTAACTGCACGCCGAATCACCTCGATTGGCATCCCGATGCAGTTCACTACGCGGCCGCCAAGCAGCGATTGTTGCGCTTGATCCAGCCCCGGGGCTTTGCGGTGCTCGATCCGGGTTCCGCTGGTACCTGCGATTGGCGGAAGCAGGCGGCGGCGCCCGTCGTCGCGGCTTGGCAGGACGACCGCATTCCTGCGCTACGCGTGCCGGGCGCACATCAGCGGCGAAACGCGGCTTGCGCTGCGGCCGTGGCGGCAGGGCTTGGCTGCTCTCGCTCGGCGATCGAACGGGCCCTGGGCGAGTTTCGTGGTTTGCCCCATCGCTTGCAGTGGGTGGCCGAGTTTTCCGGCCGCGAGTTTTTCGACGACTCGAAGTCTACGACGCCCGCGGCGACTTTGGCTGCCGTCGAAGCCGTTTCTGGTCAGCGTCCGGTGTGGCTGTTGCTCGGCGGCGTCGACAAAGGGGGCGATTTTGCCAACGTGGTTCCCGGCATTGTCGAACACGTCGCCGGCGTGGCGCTGTTTGGCGCCTGCCGCGACGCATGGTATCAGGTGCTCCAGCGGCAACGTCGCGAGGTTGCGCTTGGCGTCCGACCGTCGCTCGCCGAGGCATTCGCCTGGTGCGTGGAGCGCGCACCGGCAGACGGCGCGATCGTTTTGTCACCTGGTTGCGCAAGCTGGGATCAGTTTGCGGACTACCGCGCACGAGGCGCTGCGTTTGTCGCGTTGGTGCACGAACTGGCGGCGCGAGAAAACTCTTGCAGGGCGCTATCGGCTTCGTTAGAGTCCAGTTGTCCGTCCGCTTGCGATTCGTAA
- the ligA gene encoding NAD-dependent DNA ligase LigA → MTKSARDAARGEIEKLREQIRYHDRKYYVDAAPEISDRAYDALLERLEQLEAQWPEWITPDSPTQRVGDEPVTGLVPVDHVVPMLSIDNTYNVDELRKYGERVAKLLPDESIDWIVELKIDGVAIAITYEDGLLVRGATRGNGRVGDDITHNLRTMADVPLRLSGRPPELLEVRGEVYMANSTLVALNERQKALGEPLFANPRNAAAGAIRLLDPRICAQRHLRLFCHGVGATRGLKAKNHLDFLHEIGGYGLPPTPHVERFSSFDAAVAHCDELIERLHELDFEVDGLVLKVDRFDQRERLGSTTKSPRWVIAYKFEKFEGATKLLQIRVQVGKTGAITPVADLQPIELAGTVVSRASLHNADEIERKDIRVGDVVVVEKAGKIIPHVVRVEKHERKGELPRFHFPKKCPECHTPVVKDEGGVYIRCPNYQCPAQVRERIRYFATRNAMDIEGLGDKLVDQLVRDGLVKGYGDLYRLTAAQLTELERMGQKSSENLVAQIEASKDRGLARLLNALSIRHVGTRVASVLAAHFGDIDALLAADESELSEVEEVGPIIAHSVHHYLHHRPGHQVVEELRSLGVKMTAPRTSKPRGPLAGKTVVVTGTLVNYGRDDINEVIAAHGGRASSSVSKKTDYVVVGENPGSKLDKAQQLGVPILSEAEFEKLLKR, encoded by the coding sequence ATGACCAAATCGGCGCGCGACGCTGCCCGAGGCGAAATCGAGAAGCTGCGCGAGCAAATTCGCTACCACGACCGCAAGTACTACGTCGACGCGGCTCCGGAAATCTCGGACCGCGCCTACGACGCCCTGCTCGAACGGCTCGAGCAACTCGAGGCCCAGTGGCCCGAGTGGATCACGCCCGACAGCCCTACGCAGCGCGTCGGCGACGAGCCGGTCACCGGCCTGGTTCCGGTCGACCACGTCGTGCCGATGCTCTCGATCGACAATACCTACAACGTCGACGAGCTGCGCAAGTACGGCGAGCGGGTCGCCAAGCTACTGCCGGACGAATCGATCGATTGGATCGTCGAACTGAAGATCGACGGCGTGGCCATCGCGATCACCTACGAAGACGGGCTGCTGGTGCGCGGGGCGACGCGGGGCAACGGCCGCGTGGGCGACGACATCACGCACAATTTGCGGACGATGGCCGACGTCCCGCTGCGGCTTTCGGGCCGGCCGCCCGAGCTGCTCGAAGTGCGCGGCGAGGTTTACATGGCTAACAGCACGCTCGTGGCCCTCAACGAGCGGCAGAAGGCCCTGGGCGAGCCGTTGTTTGCCAATCCGCGCAACGCCGCGGCCGGGGCGATTCGGCTGCTCGACCCGCGGATTTGCGCGCAACGGCACTTGCGGCTGTTTTGCCACGGCGTCGGCGCGACACGCGGGCTGAAGGCCAAGAACCATCTCGATTTTCTCCACGAAATCGGCGGATATGGCCTGCCGCCGACGCCGCACGTCGAGCGGTTTAGCAGCTTCGACGCGGCCGTGGCCCATTGCGACGAACTGATCGAGCGGCTGCACGAGCTCGATTTCGAGGTCGACGGCCTGGTCCTCAAGGTCGATCGCTTCGACCAGCGCGAACGGCTCGGATCGACCACGAAAAGTCCCCGCTGGGTGATCGCCTACAAGTTCGAGAAGTTCGAAGGGGCCACCAAGCTGCTCCAGATTCGCGTGCAGGTGGGCAAGACCGGCGCCATCACGCCCGTGGCCGACTTGCAGCCGATCGAACTGGCGGGCACGGTGGTCAGCCGCGCCAGCCTGCACAACGCTGACGAGATCGAGCGCAAGGACATCCGCGTGGGCGACGTGGTGGTCGTCGAAAAGGCCGGCAAGATCATTCCGCACGTCGTGCGCGTCGAAAAGCATGAGCGCAAGGGCGAGCTGCCGCGTTTTCATTTCCCGAAGAAGTGTCCCGAGTGCCACACGCCGGTCGTCAAGGACGAAGGGGGCGTCTACATCCGCTGCCCGAACTACCAGTGCCCGGCCCAGGTGCGCGAACGGATTCGCTATTTCGCCACGCGCAACGCGATGGACATCGAGGGGCTCGGCGACAAGCTTGTCGATCAACTGGTGCGTGACGGCCTGGTGAAAGGCTATGGCGACTTGTATCGGCTGACCGCGGCGCAGCTCACGGAGCTCGAACGGATGGGCCAGAAAAGCTCCGAGAACCTCGTGGCCCAAATCGAGGCCAGCAAGGATCGCGGCCTGGCGCGGCTGCTGAACGCGTTGAGCATCCGCCACGTGGGAACTCGCGTCGCCAGCGTGTTGGCCGCGCATTTTGGCGACATTGATGCGCTGCTGGCCGCCGACGAATCGGAATTGAGCGAGGTCGAAGAGGTGGGCCCGATCATCGCGCACAGCGTCCATCACTACCTGCATCATCGCCCGGGACACCAGGTCGTCGAGGAGCTGCGCTCGCTGGGGGTGAAGATGACCGCGCCGCGCACGTCCAAACCGCGCGGGCCCCTGGCCGGGAAGACGGTCGTCGTGACGGGCACGCTGGTCAACTACGGACGCGACGACATCAACGAGGTCATCGCCGCGCATGGCGGCCGGGCTTCGTCGAGCGTCTCGAAAAAGACTGATTACGTCGTGGTCGGGGAGAACCCCGGCAGCAAGTTGGACAAGGCCCAGCAGTTGGGTGTGCCGATCCTCAGCGAGGCCGAGTTCGAAAAACTGCTGAAGCGCTGA
- a CDS encoding SDR family oxidoreductase, which translates to MKLSGQTAVITGGGAGIGRAMALRFAAEGARIVIAELVRERGEEVAEQVRKLGREALVVETDVARAEDCERLFAELDQRDWPVDILVCNAGNVVGGLRPLEEVTDEIWNATVDVHLGGTYRCCRAAVRRMKPRGRGNIITLGSVAGLRGLPGSAPYTAAKGAIIAFTKGLSHEVAPHGIRVNCIAPGWIDTEMLAQLPEKWRPGMLQNTPLGRLGTAEEVAGVALFFASDDSAYVTGQVISPNGGMYR; encoded by the coding sequence ATGAAACTGTCAGGCCAGACTGCCGTCATCACCGGGGGAGGCGCCGGGATCGGAAGGGCCATGGCCCTGCGCTTTGCCGCCGAGGGCGCGCGCATCGTGATCGCCGAACTGGTCCGCGAGCGGGGCGAGGAAGTGGCCGAGCAGGTCCGCAAACTCGGCCGCGAAGCGCTGGTCGTCGAGACCGACGTGGCCCGTGCCGAAGATTGCGAGCGGCTGTTTGCCGAACTGGACCAGCGCGACTGGCCGGTCGACATCCTGGTGTGCAACGCCGGCAACGTGGTCGGCGGTCTGCGCCCGCTGGAAGAAGTCACCGATGAGATCTGGAACGCCACGGTCGACGTCCACCTGGGCGGCACCTATCGCTGCTGTCGCGCCGCGGTGCGACGGATGAAACCGCGCGGCCGAGGCAACATCATCACGCTCGGCTCGGTGGCCGGTCTGCGCGGCCTGCCCGGCTCGGCACCCTACACCGCGGCCAAGGGGGCGATCATCGCCTTTACCAAGGGTCTGTCGCACGAGGTCGCCCCGCACGGCATCCGGGTCAACTGCATCGCGCCGGGCTGGATCGACACCGAGATGCTCGCACAATTGCCCGAGAAATGGCGACCCGGCATGCTGCAGAACACACCGCTGGGGCGCCTCGGCACGGCGGAAGAGGTGGCCGGGGTCGCACTGTTTTTCGCCAGCGACGACAGCGCCTATGTCACGGGCCAGGTGATCAGCCCCAACGGGGGTATGTACCGCTGA
- a CDS encoding deoxyhypusine synthase family protein: MSTKTVSPAAVSVPQSQATGAISRFMEHHYRHFNAREMLDAAKAWKRHLDGGGKMLMSIAGAMSTAELGLSLAKIIRAGKVHAISSTAANLEEDIFNLVAHNEYRMVPHYRDLSPADETQLRDDGFNRVTDTCIPETVIRHLEAVMLDYWAEAGQKGESYFPYEYFFRALREGALDEHFQIPREHSWVAAAAEMNVAIYSPGYEDSTLGNIFAARCYEGKIKSHNVIKSGTQQMEHLVRWYVETQQQSSIGFFQIGGGIAGDFAICAVPLIVQDLELDVKLWGYFAQISDSTTSFGSYSGAVPNEKITWWKLDPDAPKFMINSDASIVAPLIFAYLLDE, from the coding sequence ATGAGCACGAAGACCGTATCGCCCGCTGCCGTGTCGGTTCCCCAGTCTCAGGCGACGGGGGCCATCAGCCGGTTCATGGAGCACCACTACCGGCACTTCAACGCCCGGGAGATGCTCGACGCCGCCAAGGCCTGGAAGCGGCATCTCGACGGCGGCGGCAAGATGCTGATGTCGATCGCCGGTGCGATGAGCACGGCCGAACTGGGCCTGTCGCTGGCCAAGATCATTCGCGCGGGCAAGGTCCACGCGATCTCGTCGACGGCGGCCAACCTCGAGGAAGACATTTTCAACCTCGTGGCCCATAACGAGTATCGGATGGTGCCGCACTACCGAGACTTGTCGCCGGCCGACGAAACGCAATTGCGCGACGACGGTTTCAACCGCGTGACCGACACCTGCATTCCCGAGACCGTCATCCGCCATCTCGAAGCGGTGATGCTCGATTACTGGGCCGAAGCGGGCCAGAAGGGCGAATCGTATTTCCCCTACGAGTATTTTTTCCGCGCCCTGCGCGAAGGGGCTCTCGACGAGCACTTCCAGATTCCGCGCGAGCACTCCTGGGTGGCCGCGGCGGCCGAGATGAACGTCGCGATTTACTCGCCCGGCTACGAAGACTCCACCCTGGGCAATATCTTCGCGGCCCGCTGCTACGAAGGCAAAATCAAGTCGCACAACGTGATCAAGTCGGGCACGCAGCAGATGGAGCACCTGGTGCGCTGGTACGTCGAGACACAGCAGCAAAGCTCGATCGGCTTCTTCCAGATCGGCGGGGGGATCGCCGGCGATTTCGCGATTTGCGCGGTGCCGCTGATCGTGCAGGACCTGGAGCTCGACGTGAAGCTCTGGGGTTACTTCGCGCAGATCTCCGATTCGACCACGTCGTTTGGTTCGTACTCGGGCGCCGTCCCGAACGAAAAGATCACCTGGTGGAAGCTCGATCCGGACGCGCCGAAGTTCATGATCAACTCCGACGCCTCGATCGTGGCGCCGCTGATCTTTGCGTACTTGCTCGACGAATAG
- a CDS encoding hexose kinase, translating into MIVAAGLSPAWQQILVFEQWQRGAVNRAQAATWCASGKVINVAWALAQVRAAAKTVCTLGGDTGRAIADEFAAAGIDAEWIWTHGRTRVCTTLLEAGGEPTTELVENAAAVSADELERFLDVYRAAALEAPMAVLSGSLPQGTPYTFYDDLLGNTPGESVLDFRGAELMACLHRRPRLVKPNRHELEQTLGHPLADDADAVGAARQLNERGAQWVLLSHGAQPALLCSATAAYRLAPPSIQAVNPIGSGDSLAAIAAWSLTRGAEMPEAVRLGMAAATENALELLPARFDPARLEARAREINVARLD; encoded by the coding sequence ATGATCGTGGCCGCGGGACTCAGTCCGGCCTGGCAGCAGATTCTCGTGTTCGAACAATGGCAACGGGGCGCCGTCAATCGCGCGCAGGCCGCGACGTGGTGCGCCTCGGGCAAAGTGATCAACGTCGCCTGGGCACTCGCCCAGGTGCGCGCAGCCGCGAAGACCGTGTGCACGCTGGGCGGCGATACCGGGCGGGCCATCGCCGACGAGTTTGCCGCGGCCGGCATCGACGCCGAATGGATCTGGACGCACGGACGGACCCGCGTCTGTACGACGCTGCTCGAAGCGGGCGGCGAGCCCACGACCGAGCTGGTCGAGAACGCCGCCGCGGTTTCGGCCGACGAACTGGAGCGATTTCTTGACGTTTATCGCGCGGCCGCGCTCGAGGCCCCGATGGCCGTGCTCTCGGGCTCGCTGCCCCAGGGAACGCCCTACACGTTTTACGACGATCTGCTGGGCAACACGCCTGGCGAGAGCGTGCTCGATTTTCGCGGAGCCGAGTTGATGGCCTGCCTGCACCGCCGGCCGCGTCTGGTCAAGCCAAACCGGCACGAGCTCGAGCAAACGCTGGGCCATCCGCTCGCCGACGACGCGGACGCCGTCGGCGCCGCGCGCCAGCTCAACGAACGCGGCGCCCAATGGGTGCTCCTTTCGCACGGCGCGCAGCCGGCCCTGCTGTGTTCCGCGACGGCCGCTTATCGGCTCGCGCCGCCGTCGATTCAGGCCGTCAATCCGATCGGCTCGGGCGACTCGCTGGCCGCGATCGCGGCCTGGTCGCTGACGCGCGGTGCCGAAATGCCCGAGGCCGTTCGGCTGGGCATGGCGGCCGCGACCGAAAATGCCCTGGAGCTACTGCCGGCTCGTTTCGACCCGGCGCGGCTGGAAGCCCGCGCGCGAGAAATCAACGTCGCGCGGTTGGATTAG
- a CDS encoding iron-containing alcohol dehydrogenase has translation MQTPVNSLGPFEFAAPGRIVFGWQSRSALGALLASLCQRAILVVGSRGLAASGVVERIVDDVQACGTRVVTLQAPSREPTVEDVDRIVEQLRHDGAGHGDALVALGGGSTIDLVKASAALVPQSSRASVRDYLEGVGRGLQLAASPLPWIAMPTTAGTGSEATKNAVIGVAQPPCKKSLRSEAMLARIALVDPELCVSAPPIVTAHSGMDAIAQLIESYVSRRATPLSRNLALEGMPGVVSALATAFVDPLDQPARMRMSYAAMLSGLALANGGLGLAHGVAAALGVVCDVPHGLACSLMLPAAMRFNLSERREDLACIGEVLAGALGSSASRAEAAIAAVEQLQCELGLPQRLNEVGVRAEQLDELVRQSRGNSMSGNPVEVSDAALRNLLEQLL, from the coding sequence GTGCAAACCCCGGTCAATTCCTTGGGCCCGTTCGAATTCGCCGCGCCAGGCCGCATCGTGTTCGGTTGGCAATCGCGTAGCGCACTGGGCGCGCTGCTGGCGTCGCTTTGCCAGCGAGCCATCCTGGTGGTTGGCTCGCGCGGCTTGGCGGCCAGTGGCGTGGTCGAACGGATTGTTGACGACGTGCAAGCGTGCGGGACACGTGTCGTCACGCTGCAAGCGCCATCGCGCGAGCCCACAGTCGAAGACGTCGATCGAATCGTCGAACAACTCCGTCACGACGGCGCAGGGCACGGCGACGCGCTGGTCGCCTTGGGGGGTGGTTCGACCATCGATCTTGTGAAGGCGTCGGCCGCGCTGGTGCCACAAAGCTCGCGGGCCAGCGTGCGCGACTATCTCGAAGGCGTCGGCCGCGGGTTGCAATTGGCGGCCAGCCCCCTGCCCTGGATCGCGATGCCCACCACCGCGGGAACCGGGAGCGAAGCGACCAAGAACGCCGTAATCGGCGTTGCCCAGCCGCCGTGCAAGAAGAGCCTACGCTCCGAGGCGATGCTGGCGCGGATTGCCCTGGTCGATCCGGAGCTTTGTGTGTCGGCACCGCCAATCGTCACGGCACACTCCGGCATGGACGCGATCGCGCAATTAATCGAAAGCTACGTGTCGCGCCGGGCAACGCCGCTGTCGCGCAATCTCGCGCTCGAGGGAATGCCCGGCGTCGTCTCGGCGCTGGCCACCGCGTTTGTCGATCCTCTGGATCAGCCGGCCCGGATGCGGATGTCGTACGCCGCGATGCTGTCGGGTCTGGCTCTGGCCAACGGCGGATTGGGGCTGGCCCACGGCGTGGCAGCGGCCCTCGGGGTCGTGTGCGACGTGCCGCACGGCCTGGCGTGCTCGCTGATGCTGCCTGCCGCGATGCGGTTCAACCTGTCCGAGCGCCGCGAAGACCTGGCCTGCATCGGCGAGGTGCTGGCCGGCGCACTGGGAAGCAGCGCGTCGCGGGCAGAGGCGGCAATCGCGGCGGTCGAACAACTGCAATGCGAGCTGGGCCTGCCGCAGAGGCTAAACGAGGTCGGGGTGCGAGCGGAACAGCTCGACGAGTTGGTTCGCCAGTCGCGCGGCAACAGCATGAGCGGCAACCCGGTCGAGGTATCCGACGCGGCACTGCGGAACCTCTTGGAGCAACTCTTATGA
- a CDS encoding VanZ family protein, which produces MSRRQSLERHWARRLLATYWPAMFLATHWPKLHLDSSVALFSNDKILHCGAYALLAALAGTVAWHRAESRRARLRGFLLVAVVIAAYGVFDEITQPLVMRSADLLDWCADLVGCAIGLATAAGWGWLRDRISAAPDLTAVEEPAA; this is translated from the coding sequence ATGTCCCGGCGTCAAAGTCTCGAGCGTCATTGGGCACGACGCCTGCTGGCCACGTATTGGCCCGCCATGTTTCTGGCCACGCATTGGCCGAAGCTGCACCTGGACAGCTCCGTGGCCCTGTTCTCGAACGACAAAATCCTGCATTGCGGCGCCTATGCGCTGTTGGCCGCGCTGGCGGGCACCGTGGCATGGCATCGCGCCGAGTCAAGGCGCGCTCGCCTGCGAGGATTTTTGCTGGTCGCGGTCGTGATCGCAGCCTACGGCGTCTTCGACGAAATCACCCAGCCGCTGGTGATGCGCAGCGCCGACCTGCTCGACTGGTGCGCCGACCTGGTTGGTTGCGCGATCGGGCTAGCCACCGCGGCAGGCTGGGGCTGGCTGCGCGATCGCATAAGCGCCGCGCCGGATCTTACAGCAGTCGAAGAGCCGGCGGCCTAG